One stretch of Rhodopirellula halodulae DNA includes these proteins:
- the cimA gene encoding citramalate synthase, with protein sequence MSATSSAQPVLIYDTTLRDGSQGEGVSFSLQDKLNIAIRLAEIGVEFIEGGYPLSNEKDVAFFEQIRKHDLGETKVCAFGMTRRRSMKAEDDPGMKALVAAQTPCCTLVGKTWDFHVTEVLRATLDENLDMIGESAEFLAKHSEVIYDAEHFFDGYNANPEYALKTLKAAAEAGAKWLALCDTNGGTLPERIAEVTKIAKEAMASYDLQIGIHCHNDCELAVANSLAAVDVGATQVQGTINGIGERCGNVDLIAVIANLGLKKQGYSVLGGRSLQQLTELSRFVYETANLQWRNNQPFVGQSAFAHKGGMHVHAINKAASTYEHIDPAMVGNERRILVSELSGRSNIEAIAGKYDVGDDKELQNKILAEVVRLENRGYQFESATASFDLLIRRVSGKFRPHFETIKYRVVAGDRDVNNHVAFAEAIIKLQVGDTLWFDAAEGHGPVNALDAGLRKALSGAYPVLSEISLIDYKVRVVDSGSGTAASIRVNIESTDGKETWGTIGVSDNIIEASWQALVDSVEYKLHRSEA encoded by the coding sequence ATGAGTGCCACTTCGTCGGCCCAACCGGTCTTGATCTACGACACAACCTTGCGAGACGGCTCGCAAGGCGAAGGCGTCAGTTTTTCGCTGCAAGACAAGCTGAACATTGCGATTCGGTTGGCTGAGATTGGGGTCGAATTCATTGAAGGTGGCTACCCGCTGAGCAACGAGAAAGACGTCGCTTTCTTCGAGCAAATTCGCAAACACGATCTGGGCGAGACAAAGGTTTGCGCGTTCGGCATGACGCGGCGTCGTTCGATGAAGGCCGAGGATGACCCGGGCATGAAAGCCTTGGTTGCTGCACAAACACCATGTTGCACATTGGTCGGAAAAACCTGGGACTTTCACGTCACGGAAGTCCTGCGTGCCACGCTGGATGAAAACCTCGACATGATCGGGGAGTCCGCTGAATTTTTGGCGAAGCACAGCGAAGTGATCTACGACGCGGAACATTTTTTCGATGGCTACAACGCCAACCCGGAGTACGCGTTGAAGACTTTGAAGGCGGCCGCCGAAGCCGGTGCCAAATGGCTGGCTCTGTGCGATACCAATGGCGGCACGTTGCCCGAGCGAATCGCGGAAGTCACCAAGATCGCGAAAGAAGCGATGGCTTCGTACGACCTGCAAATCGGCATCCACTGCCACAATGATTGCGAGTTGGCCGTCGCGAATTCGTTGGCTGCCGTTGATGTCGGTGCGACTCAGGTGCAAGGCACCATCAATGGCATCGGTGAACGTTGCGGCAACGTGGACCTGATCGCGGTGATCGCCAACTTGGGATTGAAAAAACAAGGCTACTCGGTTTTGGGCGGTCGCTCCTTGCAACAACTCACCGAGCTTTCGCGATTCGTTTACGAAACCGCGAATTTGCAGTGGCGAAACAACCAGCCCTTCGTCGGACAAAGCGCGTTCGCTCACAAAGGCGGCATGCATGTTCACGCGATCAATAAGGCGGCCAGCACTTACGAACACATCGATCCGGCAATGGTCGGCAACGAGCGTCGCATCCTGGTCAGCGAGTTGTCGGGACGCAGCAACATCGAAGCCATCGCGGGCAAGTACGACGTTGGCGACGACAAGGAACTGCAAAACAAGATCCTGGCCGAGGTCGTGCGACTGGAGAATCGCGGCTACCAATTTGAATCGGCAACGGCATCGTTTGACCTTCTGATCCGCCGCGTGTCGGGCAAGTTCCGCCCCCACTTTGAAACGATCAAATACCGCGTCGTCGCTGGCGATCGCGATGTCAACAACCATGTCGCCTTCGCCGAAGCCATCATCAAACTGCAGGTGGGCGACACCTTGTGGTTTGACGCCGCGGAAGGTCACGGTCCGGTCAATGCGCTCGACGCCGGTTTGCGAAAGGCTTTGTCGGGGGCTTATCCCGTCCTCAGCGAGATTTCGCTGATCGATTACAAGGTCCGCGTGGTGGATTCCGGCAGCGGCACCGCCGCCTCCATTCGCGTGAACATCGAAAGCACCGACGGGAAAGAAACGTGGGGCACGATCGGCGTTAGCGACAACATCATCGAAGCCAGCTGGCAAGCTCTCGTCGACAGCGTCGAATACAAACTGCACCGCAGCGAAGCGTGA
- a CDS encoding valine--tRNA ligase gives MSEIPTRFEHAEEADKIAQAWTDAKCSHADPESSKPPFSVVIPPPNVTGALHLGHGLNNTLQDIVVRRKRMQGFETLWMPGTDHAGIATQAVVERRLKEQENKTRHDLGREALVDRIWQWKDQYEERILGQLKRMGTSCDWERLRFTLDPVCAAAVRATFYDLFGKQRIYRGKRLVNWDTFLQTAVSDDEVFNETKKGHFYHFKYPVIDPKPGEPKFVEIATTRPETMLGDTAVAVHPDPAAALDAVETSIREKLADANEKETAELNKQLEALQKRREERLPELITLRDMAADGRKLTLPLVNREISLVADEWAKPEMGSGCVKITPAHDPNDYEVGLRQDLPMINILNPDGTINGEGGEFAGLTIPKARKAVVAALEELDLMGDIEDRDIELPHSDRSKTPIEPYLADQWFVAMDELAQSAMDAVSDKRVQIFPSRYSKGYLDWLSEKRDWPVSRQLWWGHRIPIWSVGGLSQTEANELSTRLEKLAEQHPDQIAQRIDSDGVDASGEPTQAVFVCIRSEDETVETDVAALGLTQDPDVLDTWFSSALWPHSTLGWPAETPELAKFYPTSTLITSRDILTLWVARMVLMGLNNVGEIPFHEVFIHPKILDGLGETMSKSKGNGVDPIDVIDKFGPDALRFGLARLATETQDVRMPVQYECPSCEKLIDQTKKNRSLPSMECPACGKPFSTQWAETEADKALPKAAVVSERFETARNFVNKLWNASRFVMMNLDGFEPTSLDVKSLPIEDRWLLSRLSTVTQTVGDAIEHYQFGEAARVLYDFAWDEFCSFYVEIAKPRLSDDSQRQIAQNVIAHGLDQLLRLLHPIMPFVTESVWGHLGSIAPKRGVPEPIEVGQFVMTSDYPVADETHHDSQIERQFSEFQQIVAAIRQIRASQNIAPKETLPVGIRCSESSQELLQPMTAYFEALTGAEIQSLGPETVAFETDAHIALAEVDVDVHVDLEKFIDVEAELGRLEKLQKQLTGQIAGKQNKLSNESFVSRAPADIVQKERESLAALQTQLEAVAHDISKLQLKK, from the coding sequence ATGTCCGAAATTCCAACCCGATTCGAACACGCCGAAGAAGCCGACAAGATCGCTCAGGCATGGACCGACGCCAAATGCTCTCACGCGGATCCTGAATCCAGCAAACCACCGTTTTCCGTGGTGATCCCGCCTCCCAATGTGACCGGAGCGTTGCACTTGGGACATGGTTTGAACAACACGCTGCAAGACATCGTGGTGCGTCGTAAACGCATGCAGGGGTTCGAAACATTGTGGATGCCTGGCACCGACCACGCGGGAATCGCAACTCAGGCCGTGGTGGAACGGCGACTGAAAGAACAGGAAAACAAAACTCGCCATGATCTTGGCCGCGAAGCCTTGGTCGATCGAATTTGGCAATGGAAAGACCAATACGAAGAACGCATTCTTGGCCAGCTAAAACGCATGGGCACGAGCTGCGACTGGGAACGATTGCGGTTCACGCTGGACCCGGTGTGTGCCGCGGCTGTGCGCGCGACCTTCTATGACTTGTTCGGCAAACAACGCATTTATCGCGGCAAACGTTTGGTGAACTGGGACACGTTCTTGCAGACCGCGGTCAGCGATGACGAAGTGTTCAACGAAACGAAGAAAGGACACTTCTATCACTTCAAGTATCCGGTGATCGATCCCAAACCCGGTGAGCCCAAATTCGTGGAAATCGCCACGACTCGCCCCGAAACCATGTTGGGCGACACGGCGGTGGCGGTGCACCCGGATCCCGCTGCCGCGTTGGACGCCGTCGAGACCAGCATTCGCGAAAAGCTGGCCGATGCGAACGAGAAAGAAACTGCCGAGCTAAACAAACAACTGGAGGCACTTCAGAAACGTCGCGAGGAACGGTTGCCCGAATTGATAACGCTTCGCGACATGGCCGCCGATGGTCGCAAGCTGACTTTGCCGCTGGTCAATCGTGAAATCTCACTCGTGGCGGACGAGTGGGCCAAACCCGAAATGGGCAGTGGCTGCGTGAAGATCACACCGGCTCACGATCCCAACGATTACGAAGTGGGGCTGCGACAAGACTTGCCGATGATCAACATCCTCAATCCGGATGGCACGATCAACGGCGAAGGCGGTGAATTCGCGGGACTGACGATTCCGAAAGCTCGCAAGGCCGTGGTGGCTGCTTTGGAAGAATTGGACTTGATGGGCGACATCGAAGATCGCGACATCGAACTGCCGCACAGCGATCGCAGCAAGACACCGATCGAACCGTACCTGGCGGATCAATGGTTCGTGGCGATGGATGAACTCGCTCAATCAGCCATGGACGCTGTCAGCGACAAACGCGTGCAAATTTTCCCGTCGCGATACAGCAAAGGCTATCTGGATTGGCTGAGCGAAAAACGTGACTGGCCGGTCAGTCGCCAACTTTGGTGGGGCCACCGGATTCCGATTTGGTCGGTGGGTGGGCTGTCGCAAACCGAAGCCAATGAGCTTTCCACCCGATTGGAAAAACTTGCTGAACAACATCCAGATCAAATCGCACAACGCATCGATTCCGATGGCGTGGACGCGTCGGGTGAACCCACGCAAGCCGTGTTCGTTTGCATCCGCAGCGAAGACGAAACCGTGGAAACCGATGTGGCCGCGCTGGGACTGACGCAAGACCCCGACGTGCTCGACACCTGGTTCAGTTCCGCATTGTGGCCGCACAGCACCTTGGGTTGGCCAGCCGAAACACCGGAGCTTGCCAAGTTCTACCCCACGTCCACACTGATCACTTCGCGTGACATCTTGACGTTGTGGGTGGCTCGCATGGTGCTGATGGGACTGAATAACGTGGGCGAAATTCCGTTCCACGAAGTGTTCATCCACCCCAAGATCCTGGACGGTCTGGGCGAGACGATGAGCAAGTCCAAAGGCAACGGCGTGGACCCGATCGATGTGATCGACAAGTTCGGTCCAGACGCGTTGCGGTTTGGCTTGGCCCGTTTGGCCACCGAAACGCAAGACGTTCGCATGCCGGTGCAGTACGAATGTCCGTCGTGTGAAAAGCTGATCGACCAAACCAAGAAGAATCGTTCACTGCCATCGATGGAATGTCCGGCTTGCGGCAAACCTTTCTCGACCCAGTGGGCTGAAACCGAAGCGGACAAGGCATTGCCCAAAGCGGCGGTGGTGAGCGAACGGTTTGAGACGGCTCGCAACTTCGTCAACAAACTTTGGAACGCATCCCGGTTTGTGATGATGAACTTGGATGGCTTCGAGCCCACTTCACTCGATGTGAAGTCGTTGCCCATCGAAGACCGCTGGCTTCTTTCGCGATTGTCGACCGTGACCCAAACAGTCGGTGACGCGATCGAGCATTACCAGTTCGGCGAAGCCGCTCGCGTGCTCTACGATTTTGCTTGGGACGAGTTCTGCAGCTTCTACGTGGAGATTGCCAAGCCTCGTCTGTCGGATGATTCGCAGCGTCAGATTGCTCAGAATGTGATCGCGCACGGACTGGATCAATTGCTCCGATTGCTGCACCCGATCATGCCGTTCGTGACTGAATCGGTGTGGGGACACCTGGGCAGCATCGCACCCAAACGCGGCGTGCCCGAGCCAATCGAGGTGGGCCAGTTTGTGATGACCTCGGACTATCCGGTCGCCGATGAGACGCACCATGATTCACAGATTGAACGTCAGTTCAGCGAGTTCCAACAAATCGTTGCCGCCATCCGTCAAATTCGTGCCAGTCAAAACATTGCGCCGAAGGAAACGCTGCCGGTGGGCATTCGCTGCAGCGAATCGTCACAAGAATTGCTGCAACCAATGACGGCCTACTTCGAAGCATTGACCGGTGCGGAGATTCAGTCGCTCGGACCTGAAACGGTCGCGTTTGAAACCGACGCCCACATCGCGTTGGCGGAAGTCGATGTCGACGTGCACGTGGACTTGGAAAAGTTCATTGATGTCGAAGCCGAACTGGGTCGCTTGGAAAAACTCCAAAAGCAATTAACGGGGCAGATTGCGGGCAAACAAAACAAACTATCTAACGAAAGCTTTGTCAGCCGAGCCCCAGCAGATATCGTGCAAAAGGAACGCGAATCGCTCGCTGCTTTGCAAACGCAACTGGAAGCGGTCGCTCATGACATATCCAAGTTGCAATTGAAGAAATAA
- a CDS encoding putative ABC exporter domain-containing protein, with protein sequence MSGRASIIDPALSRLIGVLLWSALRQMGRHLKTPAGALVGILAIGTVSMGLMPMFIAAWTGSLDGVQIYARATETIPLMMLLIVAMAIYFDIGQQITELRPPELQFVLAGPFTDHQILSYRLMTIALTWVVSSSLMAVFALPTAGSYLSAFFAIYTGGMTITSLTTLHAFSQPVVPSGVRDWFGRVLLGGVVILMISSLPLGIRDNGFSWQRWLLGCQTSSLGRVMTLPFVPFDRLLHQPLGLPMFVWLAVSISLPMAGFAMCYRVRSGFAELAVAGVSRKQERVARMRSGQFGSSQTKERRSTFRLPGLPWLGGAGPVAWQQLVFVLRRHRSLIVGLWILGFLTAIGFIAFQLFRPNVIHLQFREWSMVAMMIAACYLSFLMTISQPLGLAASPRTLTWFRTLPVHPFAITVGMLAGHLAMMWCIRFAFLPIGFSLSPRGWVETLSFAVAGFALDLTYASTVNFVSAATSLRALPTGTPDVLQGGRTMLYMLVLGIGLLPTLIFTALVAAAVAVLTEMDRTAIGFAVATALALPQPLIWWVSSILFRNRELFQAD encoded by the coding sequence ATGAGCGGGCGAGCTTCGATCATAGACCCCGCGTTGTCGCGGTTGATCGGAGTCTTGCTGTGGTCCGCGCTGCGGCAGATGGGCCGTCATTTGAAAACGCCAGCGGGAGCGTTGGTTGGGATCTTGGCAATCGGCACTGTGTCCATGGGTTTGATGCCGATGTTCATCGCCGCCTGGACCGGATCGCTGGATGGCGTTCAGATCTACGCGCGAGCCACCGAAACGATTCCGTTGATGATGTTGTTGATCGTTGCGATGGCGATCTACTTTGACATTGGCCAACAGATCACCGAACTCCGGCCACCGGAATTGCAGTTCGTCTTGGCGGGACCTTTCACCGATCATCAAATCCTTTCCTATCGGTTGATGACCATCGCGTTGACCTGGGTCGTCAGCAGTTCATTGATGGCGGTTTTCGCATTGCCAACCGCGGGCAGTTATCTCTCCGCGTTCTTTGCGATTTACACCGGCGGGATGACCATCACATCTCTCACCACGTTGCACGCTTTTAGCCAACCGGTTGTTCCATCCGGCGTCCGAGATTGGTTTGGCCGCGTCTTGCTGGGCGGGGTGGTGATTTTGATGATCAGTTCGCTTCCGTTGGGAATCCGCGACAACGGTTTTTCATGGCAGCGCTGGCTGTTGGGTTGCCAAACGTCTTCGCTGGGTCGAGTGATGACGTTGCCGTTCGTCCCCTTTGATCGACTGCTTCACCAACCGCTTGGTCTTCCCATGTTCGTTTGGTTGGCGGTTTCAATCAGCCTGCCGATGGCGGGTTTTGCGATGTGTTACCGAGTCCGCTCCGGATTCGCCGAACTTGCCGTGGCCGGGGTTTCGAGAAAACAGGAACGGGTGGCGCGAATGCGGTCTGGCCAATTCGGTAGTTCGCAGACGAAGGAGCGTCGATCGACGTTTCGCCTTCCAGGATTGCCGTGGTTGGGAGGTGCGGGCCCGGTCGCTTGGCAACAATTGGTTTTCGTATTGCGACGACATCGATCGTTGATCGTGGGCTTGTGGATTCTGGGGTTTCTCACCGCGATTGGCTTCATCGCGTTTCAGTTGTTTCGGCCCAATGTCATCCATCTGCAATTCCGCGAATGGTCGATGGTGGCGATGATGATCGCGGCATGTTACCTCAGCTTTCTGATGACGATCAGCCAACCCTTGGGCCTGGCGGCCTCGCCGCGAACGCTGACGTGGTTTCGAACGTTGCCGGTGCATCCCTTTGCGATCACCGTTGGCATGCTCGCCGGCCACCTTGCCATGATGTGGTGCATTCGATTTGCGTTTTTGCCGATCGGCTTCAGTCTTTCCCCTCGCGGCTGGGTGGAAACTCTGAGCTTCGCCGTCGCCGGTTTCGCGTTGGATCTGACCTACGCCTCGACCGTCAACTTCGTATCTGCCGCGACCTCGTTGCGGGCGCTTCCCACCGGCACCCCGGATGTGCTGCAGGGCGGCCGAACCATGCTCTATATGCTTGTTTTGGGGATTGGATTGCTGCCAACCTTGATTTTCACCGCCCTCGTGGCTGCTGCCGTGGCGGTGCTGACCGAGATGGATCGCACGGCGATCGGGTTCGCCGTAGCGACGGCGTTGGCTTTGCCCCAGCCGCTCATTTGGTGGGTCAGCTCAATTCTTTTCCGCAATCGCGAGCTGTTTCAGGCTGATTGA